Proteins co-encoded in one Brassica oleracea var. oleracea cultivar TO1000 chromosome C4, BOL, whole genome shotgun sequence genomic window:
- the LOC106338566 gene encoding uncharacterized protein LOC106338566 — MSSAQGSSRQQRGNSVVAASAPATGPDGGCIGDLESTHHEAMMDTVDLSRSQRLLVADATRLAREGSENVVVGDATECARDGQSGAVPVDSITLRVRAVEDDSSEDDDSEAESFPTTFYPEGIFEELPRLHPDLLRPAFVAGQDWDGVEETKSTLRSVKRVLRAKNATGVTFLIPTKEQRPWSPPIGYQTVYESYFQDDTRCWFPIPRLITAYARRRDIAISQLLNGSLRLAVTLSVLAEEIDMPMSVRSFEEMNSITDMKDGTYSVKMRPNCNVCAVGHPTSPVYPEDFLKSVRAVALLRIYRWSEITVEKIRELKDRIARREWRSDLPTVLPIRTKRLDIFPKDIQKQVSEAKRMGTLPDLSAILAAQLGLASEEGPSTTVPCAGEVPASGARNAGKGKKRKRGGSGVEGSAEEASDVPPSGEPQKKKKKKKKKKKRTKKPVDEQSGNLEEPTEIEGGDVQEEELQPGEEASEAEISGERDDAAEVGEGEESEIPLNAARPDGSEEDSGESLLLIRRRNDEVGDEARSPILASSREGTSVPIGEGVAQIGTSSRSSVILRRVPGVNFPDKVSFHYEGPAPLVYVSEKCGEFLRQLRGRVKPLPTVKDLIFGGEYEEAARAKLLGDSATNVVIDKYDTALKGALEEASARQLNASRADVERLNGMVARIIPRRDELKAELEVSRGVVRELERKNAELESEKVSLAVSHEREMRRLRDSRILEVTRERGRVEVEMAAKANRRFARIRSREERRGPYEEARLLHSQAFGTRKCLEALKRAGSDISQATIEIFAEQEKKYEEEAKKLRVGEIPGEDLTLSPLVLDSQFVDARILASLDPYGSNAGLIDPETAASLHVPLTHPTEERREDPTLLLEGPSADPEIVPRSDEVHASPAARESSVRASELSVLNDRESDREA; from the exons ATGTCATCGGCTCAGGGGTCATCGAGGCAGCAAAGGGGGAACTCAGTTGTGGCGGCATCAGCTCCGGCAACGGGTCCAGACGGAGGTTGTATCGGGGATCTCGAGTCGACTCATCACGAGGCGATGATGGACACAGTTGATTTGTCTCGCTCCCAGAGGCTTTTGGTCGCAGATGCTACACGGCTTGCGAGGGAAGGGAGCGAGAACGTCGTCGTGGGGGATGCAACAGAGTGTGCGAGAGACGGACAGAGTGGGGCGGTGCCCGTTGACTCGATTACTTTGAGGGTTCGCGCAGTGGAAGACGATTCTTCGGAAGACGACGACTCTGAAGCCGAGTCGTTTCCGACGACCTTCTATCCCGAAGGGATTTTCGAGGAGCTTCCACGACTACATCCTGACTTATTGCGCCCTGCTTTCGTGGCTGGTCAAGATTGGGACGGTGTGGAGGAGACTAAGTCGACCCTGAGGAGCGTGAAGAGGGTTCTTCGGGCCAAGAACGCTACAGGCGTGACCTTCCTCATCCCTACGAAGGAGCAAAGGCCTTGGTCTCCTCCGATCGGGTACCAAACAGTATACGAGTCTTATTTCCAGGATGACACTCGCTGTTGGTTCCCCATCCCGCGACTGATCACCGCGTACGCTAGGCGGCGAGATATCGCGATTAGTCAGTTACTGAACGGCTCGCTGCGACTAGCCGTCACTCTATCAGTCCTAGCGGAGGAGATTGACATGCCGATGAGCGTCAGGTCGTTCGAGGAGATGAACTCGATAACCGATATGAAGGACGGAACCTACTCGGTGAAGATGCGACCAAACTGCAATGTGTGCGCCG TTGGCCATCCCACGTCTCCAGTCTATCCTGAGGATTTCCTGAAGAGCGTTCGAGCCGTCGCTTTGCTTCGGATCTACCGTTGGTCCGAGATTACCGTCGAGAAGATTCGCGAACTTAAGGACCGGATCGCTCGAA GAGAGTGGAGATCTGACCTTCCGACCGTTCTTCCTATTCGCACCAAGCGACTAGACATCTTCCCGAAGGACATCCAGAAGCAAGTTTCTGAAGCAAAGAGGATGGGAACTCTTCCTGATTTGAGCGCGATATTAGCCGCCCAGCTGGGACTGGCCAGCGAGGAGGGACCCTCGACGACGGTTCCTTGCGCTGGTGAGGTTCCCGCTTCTGGTGCTAGAAACGCGGGGAAGGGTAAAAAAAGGAAGAGGGGCGGCTCGGGAGTCGAGGGGAGCGCCGAGGAGGCGAGCGACGTTCCTCCTTCTGGTGAACCCCAGAAGAAGAAGAAGAAGAAGAAGAAGAAGAAGAAGAGGACAAAGAAGCCCGTTGATGAGCAGTCGGGGAACCTCGAAGAACCGACTGAGATTGAGGGAGGTGATGTTCAAGAAGAAGAGCTTCAACCCGGAGAGGAGGCTTCTGAGGCTGAAATCTCGGGAGAACGGGACGACGCGGCGGAAGTTGGTGAAGGGGAGGAATCTGAAATTCCTCTTAACGCCGCCCGTCCGGACGGTTCTGAAGAAGACAGCGGAGAGTCGCTGCTTTTGATCAGGAGACGTAACGACGAGGTTGGCGATGAGGCGCGATCTCCTATTCTGGCGTCTTCTCGCGAGGGAACTTCGGTTCCCATTGGGGAAGGGGTTGCTCAGATCGGCACTTCTTCTCGCAGCTCCGTTATCTTGAGGAGGGTGCCCGGAGTCAACTTTCCAGACAAGGTTTCTTTCCACTATGAGGGACCGGCCCCTCTAGTGTACGTTTCCGAGAAGTGTGGAGAGTTCCTTCGCCAATTAAGGGGGAGGGTGAAACCTTTGCCCACTGTGAAGGACCTCATCTTTGGGGGTGAATACGAGGAAGCCGCGAGGGCCAAGCTGCTG GGGGATAGTGCGACGAACGTCGTGATCGATAAGTACGACACTGCCCTGAAGGGAGCTTTAG AGGAAGCTTCTGCTCGCCAGCTGAATGCGTCGAGGGCTGACGTCGAGAGGCTTAACGGGATGGTTGCTCGCATCATCCCTCGAAGAGACGAGCTCAAAGCCGAGTTGGAGGTATCCCGAGGAGTCGTTCGTGAGCTCGAGCGGAAGAACGCCGAACTTGAGAGCGAGAAGGTTTCGCTCGCTGTGTCTCATGAAAGAGAGATGAGGCGCCTTAGAGACTCCAGGATCCTGGAAGTGACGAGGGAAAGGGGAAGAGTTGAGGTCGAGATGGCCGCGAAAGCTAATCGTCGCTTCGCTAGGATTCGTTCCCGAGAAGAGCGACGAGGTCCCTATGAGGAGGCCCGGTTGCTTCATAGCCAAGCATTTGGAACCAGGAAATGCCTTGAGGCTTTGAAGAGGGCTGGGAGCGACATCTCGCAAGCTACTATCGAGATATTCGCCGAGCAAGAGAAGAAATACGAGGAGGAAGCCAAGAAGCTTAGGGTGGGCGAGATACCCGGGGAAGATCTCACGCTTTCTCCTCTCGTATTGGACTCTCAATTTGTGGATGCTCGAATCTTGGCGAGTCTCGATCCGTATGGGTCCAACGCCGGCTTGATCGATCCGGAGACTGCAGCGAGTCTTCATGTTCCGCTTACCCATCCGACTGAAGAGCGGCGCGAAGACCCGACGCTTCTTCTTGAAGGTCCTTCGGCCGATCCAGAGATCGTCCCGAGATCAGACGAAGTGCATGCTTCTCCAGCTGCTCGTGAGTCAAGCGTCAGGGCTTCGGAGCTCTCCGTCCTCAACGATCGTGAGAGCGATCGGGAAGCTTAG